Proteins from a single region of Nerophis ophidion isolate RoL-2023_Sa linkage group LG10, RoL_Noph_v1.0, whole genome shotgun sequence:
- the si:dkey-14d8.1 gene encoding zinc finger protein 343 encodes MERRFEGLGVGGSLPLSSLQLMVSPLQLTYSYMWQVIRQKDVKQYHKVEEFVTVVTQTVPELMSFKQTAQLVLGLRARIILDLLQKDGQPDPRTIQTLINKLQLAPPSGDAEVEKCQTNFMVLVQNLLKSPTERKHFFKEVFPLQYGTKFDTALQTLTAGLVCKLEQLLPVPNLSQLSAMISSDPAVLQACGGFMPEGARLKSLLLYQQSKGLLSGKATISSSVGDCVLSSLSFRPKPVEAPPPKPPVTIPPIANPTNADNDDPGAMSDESDRVEAPVDKAADSEAAVASDDQPVQEKSAPQEPSAAATPLAEASDRTPLKPIPFRVIPVPIKKVAASPSTAVTKDGQKTQRVTLHQWVSKIATNTISLPALPPLPPDRLSHDDYSRPSIRRKKQIKPPADRFNCSMCDKSFPYQSKLVDHERIHTGEKPFVCTSCNKSFRTQAFLNNHLKTHSTARPYACGQCGKCFAKLQSLSKHMLAHSGQKPFYCDVCNKGFTQSTYFKRHMECHTSQMTFPCKHCNKSFPTAFKLANHERWHTRDRPHMCERCGKRFLVPSLLKRHMGYHIGDRQYLCSQCGKTFVYLSDLKRHQQDHVPKAKIPCPVCQKKFSSKYCLRVHLRIHTRERPYRCSLCEKSFTQVGNLKVHIRLHTNERPFSCDVCGKTYKLASHLNVHKRTHSCKKPWTCDTCGKGFSVPGLLKNHEQVHAREADPDLAAKRRHRNKQKKLSLKRKYDEEEEGIDEY; translated from the exons GTGTGGGAGGATCTCTTCCCCTGTCCTCCCTCCAACTGATGGTATCCCCCCTTCAGCTGACCTACTCCTACATGTGGCAGGTCATCCGGCAGAAAGATGTCAAGCAGTACCACAAAGTGGAGGAGTTTGTTACTGTGGTGACACAGACCGTCCCAGAACTTATGAGCTTCAAGCAGACCGCCCAGTTGGTGTTGGGTTTGAGGGCCCGG ATCATTCTGGATCTGCTCCAAAAGGACGGCCAACCTGATCCCCGCACTATTCAGACTCTAATCAACAAGCTGCAGTTGGCTCCGCCTTCAGGG GATGCAGAAGTGGAAAAATGTCAGACAAACTTCATGGTACTGGTCCAGAATCTGCTGAAAAGCCCCACAGAGAGGAAACACTTCTTTAAG GAAGTGTTCCCACTTCAATACGGCACCAAGTTCGACACGGCGCTGCAGACGCTTACCGCCGGCTTGGTCTGCAAGTTGGAGCAACTTCTTCCTGTTCCCAACCTCTCCCAG CTAAGCGCCATGATCTCATCAGATCCTGCCGTGCTGCAAGCGTGTGGAGGCTTTATGCCTGAAGGCGCCCGCCTGAAGAGCCTGCTCCTGTACCAGCAGTCCAAGGGGCTCCTCTCTGGTAAAG CAACCATCTCATCTTCAGTTGGCGACTGTGTGTTATCCTCGCTTTCCTTCCGACCCAAGCCCGTCGAAGCGCCGCCTCCGAAGCCGCCCGTGACAATCCCTCCGATCGCGAACCCGACAAACGCCGACAACGATGACCCAGGCGCCATGTCGGACGAGTCTGATCGCGTGGAAGCCCCCGTGGATAAAGCGGCAGATAGTGAAGCTGCGGTGGCCTCTGATGACCAGCCAGTCCAGGAGAAAAGCGCCCCACAGGAGCCGTCCGCTGCTGCCACGCCGCTAGCAGAAGCATCTGATCGAACCCCCTTGAAGCCCATCCCATTTAGGGTGATTCCGGTTCCTATCAAAAAGGTTGCAGCCTCCCCAAGTACCGCCGTGACCAAAGACGGACAAAAGACTCAGAGAGTCACCCTGCATCAGTGGGTGTCTAAGATCGCCACCAACACCATCTCGCTCCCGGCTCTACCGCCGCTCCCCCCCGACAGGCTGAGCCACGACGACTACAGCAGACCCAGCATCAGAAGGAAGAAGCAGATCAAACCTCCGGCCGACAGGTTCAACTGCAGCATGTGTGACAAAAGCTTCCCCTACCAGTCCAAGCTAGTGGACCACGAGCGCATTCACACAGGTGAGAAGCCCTTCGTGTGCACGTCGTGCAACAAGAGTTTCCGCACCCAGGCCTTCCTCAACAACCACCTAAAGACGCACAGCACAGCACGGCCGTACGCATGCGGCCAGTGCGGAAAATGCTTTGCCAAGCTGCAGAGTCTGAGCAAGCACATGCTGGCGCACAGCGGCCAAAAGCCGTTCTACTGCGATGTGTGCAACAAGGGCTTCACACAGTCCACGTACTTCAAGCGGCACATGGAGTGCCACACCAGCCAGATGACCTTCCCCTGCAAGCACTGCAACAAGAGCTTCCCCACCGCCTTCAAGCTCGCCAACCACGAGCGCTGGCACACCAGAGACCGCCCGCACATGTGTGAGCGCTGCGGGAAGCGCTTCCTGGTTCCCAGCCTGCTGAAACGACACATGGGCTACCACATCGGAGACCGCCAGTACCTTTGTTCTCAGTGCGGGAAGACCTTCGTCTACTTGTCCGACCTGAAGAGGCACCAGCAGGACCATGTCCCCAAAGCAAAGATCCCCTGCCCGGTGTGCCAGAAGAAGTTTTCCAGCAAATACTGCCTGAGGGTCCACCTGAGGATCCACACCCGAGAGAGGCCGTACCGCTGTTCCTTATGCGAGAAGAGCTTCACCCAAGTGGGGAACCTGAAGGTCCACATCCGCCTGCACACCAACGAGCGCCCGTTCAGCTGCGACGTGTGTGGCAAGACGTACAAGCTGGCGTCACACCTCAATGTCCACAAGAGGACACACTCGTGCAAGAAGCCCTGGACCTGCGACACGTGCGGGAAGGGCTTCTCCGTCCCAGGCCTCCTGAAGAACCATGAGCAAGTGCACGCCAGGGAGGCCGACCCGGACTTGGCTGCTAAACGCAGGCACAGGAACAAGCAGAAAAAACTCTCCCTCAAGAGGAAGTACGACGAGGAAGAGGAGGGCATCGATGAATACTAA